One segment of Streptosporangium brasiliense DNA contains the following:
- a CDS encoding BTAD domain-containing putative transcriptional regulator: MEVHHDGASVDLGGPRQRAVLARLLAAGGGIVSSGTLIDDLYGDAPPPSALQTLQSYVSNLRRVIEPHRPPRAQPRLLIGRAPGYLLAAADVDAIRFTDLVNRSESRSTAEALASLDEALRLCRGTPYGEFSDEIWAVTEVNRLRELRLVAIERRAQTLLDLGRPQALIPDLEVETAANPLRERLWCLLALGLYRTGRQADALAVLRHAGKVLVDQLGLNPGPELRALEADILRQVEALSPITVAQVDLTPAAHPLRGREEQFAKLAALPVHGGLSLATVSGEAGIGKTCLLEAFGDRCADLGHLVLWGRCHDTQGTPALWPWSQVLGALDQCHPAPDRRAMAGLLDDERPTGSTDAALLRRNQAIAQWLAAAAADRPLVIILDDLQWADPASLELLRDVITLLRGRADAVPLTLVTALRDTAFPNESAHDALGRLARYDLLRIRLTGLGSDAVRAVARDMGADMDEEASRRLTDQTGGNPFFVRETARLMVQGHTPDTVPMAVAELVRQRLAGLGPQAGEVLGVAAVIGRDFDPAVVAEVAQAEAYHLLDQAVQAGLLVPRATRMAFAHDLVREALVRDILPLRRAAIHREVMTALSARPGTDVAVIAHHAVQAGPAAYGEAVRWASAAAEEAGLRLAYEEAATWWNLAIKAHDSSAGDPDKHVELLLRQVHALLEAGDAIGARRVRAEAVRAAGRAETDPELTARALTALGAPALWTLRDPYEAVELRLVHRFEIALHELPGADSPLRARLLGGLAQEFYDGSDDPRGHVLSARAVAMARRLDDPLLLMQMLNARHLSLPQPLHVPELLKITDEIHELAVRSRMPGFELLAQMMYTHNRLELADLPGADRAAARCEALLERLSLPWPRFQHTLWQANRLALAGRFHDAGALHDQAGRHAERIGVWHARKAVAMGRIAMRCAQGTMAEAGPLVDAIAGVHPTMEHDARILHLCARGDLTEAQALAARGWTAPPFDWSWLSMTCLQGAAQARVGDLTACRETYARLLPYRGRISALSAVVCMGPVEWYLTLLAVAMGDRDATGRHLAGLMRLAERNGLTWWRDRAEAGQQMLRRLSAGASYQLSKC, from the coding sequence TTGGAGGTTCACCACGACGGGGCCTCGGTCGACCTCGGCGGACCACGGCAGCGCGCCGTACTCGCCCGGCTCCTGGCCGCCGGTGGCGGGATCGTCTCCAGCGGCACGCTGATCGACGACCTGTACGGCGACGCCCCACCGCCGAGTGCGCTGCAGACGCTGCAGTCGTATGTGTCCAACCTGCGCCGGGTCATCGAGCCGCACCGTCCCCCGCGTGCCCAGCCCCGGCTGCTGATCGGGAGGGCGCCCGGGTATCTCCTCGCGGCGGCGGACGTCGACGCGATCCGCTTCACCGATCTGGTGAACCGCTCCGAGTCCCGCTCCACGGCTGAGGCGCTGGCTTCGCTGGACGAGGCATTGCGGCTGTGCCGAGGCACGCCGTACGGGGAGTTCTCCGACGAGATCTGGGCGGTCACCGAGGTGAACCGGCTGCGGGAGCTGCGGCTGGTGGCGATCGAACGGCGGGCGCAGACGCTGCTGGATCTCGGCCGTCCGCAGGCGCTGATTCCCGACCTGGAGGTGGAGACGGCCGCGAACCCGCTGCGCGAGCGGCTGTGGTGCCTGCTCGCGCTGGGCCTGTACCGCACCGGACGCCAGGCCGACGCGCTCGCCGTACTGCGTCACGCCGGGAAGGTGCTGGTCGATCAGCTGGGCCTGAACCCGGGACCGGAGCTGCGCGCTCTGGAGGCTGACATCCTCCGGCAGGTCGAGGCGCTCAGCCCGATCACCGTCGCCCAGGTCGACCTCACCCCTGCGGCTCACCCACTGCGCGGCCGGGAGGAGCAGTTCGCGAAGCTGGCCGCGCTACCGGTCCACGGCGGCCTGTCGCTGGCCACGGTGAGCGGTGAAGCCGGCATCGGCAAGACCTGCCTGCTGGAGGCGTTCGGTGACCGGTGCGCAGATCTCGGCCACCTCGTGCTCTGGGGGCGCTGCCACGACACGCAGGGCACGCCCGCCCTGTGGCCGTGGTCGCAGGTGCTCGGAGCGCTCGACCAGTGCCACCCGGCCCCCGACCGGCGGGCCATGGCCGGTCTGCTCGACGACGAGCGGCCCACCGGGTCCACCGACGCGGCACTGCTCCGCCGCAACCAGGCCATCGCGCAGTGGCTGGCCGCGGCCGCGGCCGACCGGCCCCTCGTCATCATCCTGGACGATCTGCAGTGGGCCGATCCGGCCTCGCTCGAACTGCTCAGAGACGTGATCACACTGCTCCGCGGGCGCGCGGACGCCGTCCCTCTCACGCTGGTGACGGCCCTGCGGGACACGGCCTTCCCCAACGAGTCCGCGCATGACGCGCTGGGCCGGCTCGCCCGCTACGACTTGCTGCGGATCCGGCTCACGGGTCTCGGCTCCGACGCCGTGCGGGCCGTCGCACGGGACATGGGCGCGGACATGGACGAGGAGGCCTCCCGCCGCCTGACCGACCAGACCGGTGGCAATCCGTTCTTCGTCCGGGAGACGGCCCGGCTGATGGTCCAGGGGCACACCCCCGACACGGTGCCCATGGCCGTCGCCGAGCTGGTCCGGCAGCGGCTCGCCGGGCTCGGGCCGCAGGCGGGGGAGGTCCTCGGCGTCGCCGCGGTGATCGGCCGGGACTTCGACCCCGCCGTCGTCGCGGAGGTCGCCCAGGCCGAGGCGTACCACCTCCTGGACCAGGCGGTCCAGGCCGGGCTGCTCGTGCCGCGCGCCACGCGGATGGCCTTCGCCCACGACCTGGTCCGCGAGGCCCTCGTCCGCGACATCCTCCCGCTGCGCAGAGCCGCGATCCACCGCGAGGTGATGACCGCCCTGTCGGCCCGGCCCGGCACCGACGTCGCCGTCATCGCCCATCACGCGGTGCAGGCCGGGCCGGCGGCGTACGGCGAGGCGGTGCGCTGGGCCTCGGCGGCGGCCGAGGAGGCGGGCCTGCGCCTGGCCTACGAGGAGGCCGCGACGTGGTGGAACCTGGCGATCAAGGCTCACGACTCCTCGGCGGGGGACCCCGACAAGCACGTGGAGCTGCTGCTGCGGCAGGTGCACGCGCTGCTGGAGGCCGGCGACGCCATCGGCGCGCGGCGGGTCAGGGCGGAGGCCGTACGGGCGGCCGGCCGGGCCGAGACGGACCCGGAACTCACCGCCCGCGCGCTGACCGCGCTCGGCGCCCCCGCCCTGTGGACGCTCCGCGACCCCTACGAGGCGGTCGAACTGCGGCTGGTGCACCGTTTCGAGATCGCGCTGCACGAGCTCCCCGGAGCGGACAGCCCGCTACGGGCCCGCCTGCTGGGCGGCCTGGCCCAGGAGTTCTACGACGGCAGCGACGACCCGCGCGGCCATGTCCTGTCCGCGCGGGCCGTCGCGATGGCCCGCCGCCTGGACGACCCCCTGCTGCTCATGCAGATGCTCAACGCCCGGCACCTGTCGCTGCCCCAGCCCCTGCACGTCCCCGAGCTGCTGAAGATCACCGATGAGATCCACGAGCTGGCCGTACGCAGCCGGATGCCGGGGTTCGAGCTGCTCGCCCAGATGATGTACACCCACAACAGGTTGGAGCTGGCCGACCTGCCCGGCGCCGACCGGGCGGCCGCCCGCTGCGAGGCGCTGCTGGAACGCCTCTCCCTTCCCTGGCCCCGTTTCCAGCACACCCTGTGGCAGGCCAACCGGCTCGCCCTGGCCGGCCGGTTCCACGACGCGGGGGCACTGCACGACCAGGCCGGACGGCACGCCGAGCGCATCGGCGTGTGGCACGCGCGCAAGGCGGTGGCCATGGGCCGCATCGCGATGCGCTGCGCGCAGGGCACCATGGCCGAGGCCGGGCCGCTGGTCGACGCGATCGCCGGCGTCCACCCGACCATGGAGCACGACGCCCGGATCCTGCACCTGTGCGCCCGGGGTGACCTCACGGAGGCACAGGCGCTGGCGGCCCGCGGCTGGACGGCTCCTCCCTTCGACTGGTCATGGCTGTCCATGACCTGCCTGCAAGGGGCGGCGCAGGCGAGGGTCGGCGATCTCACGGCCTGCCGCGAGACCTACGCCAGGCTGCTGCCCTACAGGGGACGGATCTCGGCGCTGTCGGCGGTGGTCTGCATGGGCCCGGTGGAGTGGTACCTGACCCTGCTCGCCGTCGCCATGGGCGACCGTGACGCGACCGGCCGGCACCTCGCCGGGCTCATGCGGCTGGCGGAGCGGAACGGGCTCACCTGGTGGCGCGACCGCGCCGAGGCCGGGCAGCAGATGCTGCGGCGGCTGTCGGCGGGCGCCTCCTACCAGCTCAGCAAGTGCTGA
- a CDS encoding vWA domain-containing protein, whose translation MTGHNGPGPSQDARPSGHDADDARDARDVRLSDRDAGGACDVRPSGHDAGDARDVRPSDRDAGGACDVDDAWGADPRRAVDALASSARPYLLGVRHHSPALAVALPALLEAADAEVVCVELPVDFQPWLPYLADPGTLAPVALAGAAGEGSLGFYPFADFSPELVAIRWAWKRGAEVLCCDLPLADPGWHASDTVPASGTARPAGTDPVPAPVDAGPDAALTSTAPVDAGPDAALTSTAPVDRDPAPVPDGSGPDALPAPATPADAVVSRGRSFAGALAASGTGREGDDMWDRAVEALAPGCGPEAVRRAALGVGWALRRDAETAGGVPARDMAREAHMRRVLAGAATGGRRVAAVVGAFHAPALITSGTVERVPDAAESVPDTALITSGTAAPVPDAVEPGRAGTDGTAVPPGAAGGHAAPGRLSAAAGDHPAPGRPGMGDGLASLAATPSAGAGAPSATSLVPYAFDLLDSRSGYPAGIRDPRWQQAVFMAGGDPDLVRDGAARAITDLCRELRAAGHTAGTGEAVETLRLACDLAQLRGLPAPGRGELLEAVTTVLGQGEPLGRGRALARALDAVFVGTGRGRIAPGTPRSGLGPAVEADLAALRLPCPDSPERREVRLDPLRSDLDARREVVLQRLLVCGVGYGEPVEVTGTGDSTALTTRWRLSWTPAVPARLDLAGVRGVTLAQAAAGTLRETFRRESAEGGPTCGLILGGLRAAARCDLPDLVADRLADAAVALPATATLAELLDALDLLEALRRRHLPGTTPEGRERAAELAGTLLEAAVRALPGLAGSDQPQDAAALVALATRVGEERLGLRMDDALAALARTASPLIQGAALAARVLLDLDGPDTLGARAAGWVGAATGPDGRHRLSRLLTGVLTATGPLLQSAPAALDPLMDRVDGLTDKEFLDRLPALRGGFDTLTPAGRTRLLGAVSERLGDRLDLALSAPPALLALWSAADSAGLAALRALRLPVPALAGTSSDAPRPPAPRPPAPDRRTARDGGQTRDPQPARPEADAVTDDDPAPRRLPPADRWRLLLGRESERLPAGARPYARALDELYGAGRGEGADDFGRGPGGGGDSGGRGESFPTAREWARELEALFGTEVREEVLARAADAGRTDVLAELDPAAVRPSVELLTSVLSLAGGLPEQQLAKLRPLVRRLVAELTRELATRLRPALSGLATPRPTRRPGGRLDLPRTLRANLPYTRRMDDGRLVVVPERPVFSTRARREADWRLILVVDVSGSMEASVIWSALTAAVLAGVPTLSTHFLSFSTEVIDLTDRVADPLSLLLEVRVGGGTHIAAGLAHARSLVTVPSRTLVVVVSDFEEGYPIGGLLGEVRSLAGSGVHLLGCAALDDSGVPRYSVPVARQLVAAGMPVAALSPLALARWVGDRLRGEPR comes from the coding sequence TTGACCGGCCACAACGGACCCGGGCCCAGCCAGGACGCCCGGCCCTCCGGCCACGACGCCGATGATGCCCGCGACGCCCGGGACGTCCGGCTCTCCGACCGTGATGCCGGCGGAGCCTGTGACGTCCGGCCCTCCGGCCACGACGCCGGTGATGCCCGCGACGTCCGGCCCTCCGACCGTGATGCCGGCGGAGCCTGTGACGTCGACGACGCGTGGGGTGCCGACCCCCGGCGGGCGGTCGACGCACTGGCCTCCTCCGCCCGGCCGTACCTGCTGGGGGTGCGCCACCACAGTCCCGCGCTGGCCGTGGCCCTTCCCGCGCTGCTGGAGGCCGCCGACGCCGAAGTGGTCTGTGTCGAGCTGCCGGTGGACTTCCAGCCGTGGTTGCCATACCTGGCCGACCCGGGGACCCTCGCGCCGGTCGCCCTCGCCGGGGCCGCGGGGGAAGGGAGTCTCGGCTTCTACCCGTTCGCCGACTTCTCCCCGGAGCTGGTGGCGATCCGCTGGGCCTGGAAGCGCGGAGCGGAGGTGCTCTGCTGCGACCTCCCGCTGGCCGACCCCGGCTGGCACGCGTCCGACACCGTCCCGGCGTCCGGTACGGCGCGGCCGGCCGGCACGGATCCGGTCCCGGCACCGGTGGACGCGGGTCCCGACGCGGCTCTGACTTCGACGGCACCGGTGGACGCGGGTCCCGACGCGGCTCTGACTTCGACGGCACCGGTGGACCGGGACCCCGCCCCGGTGCCGGACGGATCCGGCCCGGACGCGCTCCCGGCCCCGGCGACCCCGGCGGATGCGGTGGTCTCGCGGGGGAGGTCCTTCGCCGGCGCGCTGGCCGCCTCGGGCACCGGCCGCGAGGGGGACGACATGTGGGACCGGGCCGTGGAGGCCCTCGCTCCCGGATGCGGACCCGAAGCGGTGCGCCGCGCCGCCCTCGGCGTCGGCTGGGCGCTACGCAGGGACGCCGAGACCGCAGGCGGTGTGCCGGCCAGGGACATGGCGCGTGAGGCGCACATGCGCCGCGTCCTCGCCGGCGCCGCGACCGGCGGGCGGCGCGTCGCGGCGGTGGTCGGCGCCTTCCACGCTCCCGCGCTGATCACCTCCGGCACCGTGGAGCGCGTCCCCGACGCGGCGGAGTCCGTCCCCGACACCGCGCTGATCACCTCCGGCACCGCCGCCCCCGTCCCCGACGCCGTGGAGCCAGGCCGGGCCGGCACGGACGGCACCGCCGTACCGCCTGGTGCGGCGGGCGGCCACGCGGCTCCCGGGCGGCTCTCCGCGGCAGCGGGCGATCACCCGGCTCCCGGACGGCCGGGCATGGGTGACGGGCTCGCCTCTCTCGCGGCCACCCCGTCTGCGGGGGCCGGCGCGCCGTCCGCCACCTCGCTCGTTCCGTACGCCTTCGACCTGCTCGACTCGCGGTCCGGTTACCCGGCGGGTATCCGTGACCCGCGTTGGCAGCAGGCGGTGTTCATGGCGGGCGGTGACCCGGACCTCGTCAGGGACGGCGCCGCCCGTGCGATCACCGACCTGTGCCGGGAGCTCCGCGCCGCCGGCCACACCGCGGGCACCGGGGAGGCCGTCGAGACGCTGCGGCTCGCCTGCGACCTGGCGCAGCTACGTGGGCTACCTGCCCCGGGCCGGGGCGAGCTGCTGGAGGCGGTGACGACCGTGCTCGGCCAGGGCGAGCCTCTGGGCCGGGGGCGGGCCCTGGCCCGGGCCCTCGACGCGGTGTTCGTCGGTACCGGCCGCGGCCGGATCGCGCCCGGCACGCCGCGTTCGGGGCTCGGACCCGCCGTCGAGGCCGATCTCGCCGCGCTCCGGCTCCCGTGCCCGGACAGCCCCGAGCGACGTGAAGTACGCCTGGACCCGCTCCGCTCCGATCTGGACGCGCGCCGGGAGGTCGTGCTGCAACGCCTGCTGGTCTGCGGCGTCGGCTACGGTGAGCCGGTCGAGGTGACCGGGACGGGTGACTCCACCGCGCTCACCACCCGGTGGCGGCTCTCCTGGACCCCCGCGGTCCCGGCCCGGCTCGACCTGGCGGGCGTGCGCGGCGTCACCCTCGCCCAGGCCGCCGCCGGCACGCTGCGCGAGACCTTCCGCCGCGAGTCCGCCGAAGGGGGGCCCACCTGCGGCCTGATCCTCGGCGGCCTGCGCGCCGCGGCCCGATGCGACCTGCCCGACCTGGTCGCCGACCGCCTCGCCGACGCCGCCGTCGCGCTCCCCGCCACCGCCACGCTCGCCGAACTGCTCGACGCTCTCGACCTGCTCGAGGCGCTGCGCCGCCGGCACCTCCCCGGCACCACGCCCGAGGGCCGCGAGCGCGCCGCCGAGCTGGCCGGCACCCTGCTGGAGGCCGCGGTCCGCGCGCTTCCGGGCCTGGCCGGCAGCGATCAGCCGCAGGACGCGGCCGCCCTGGTCGCCCTCGCCACGCGCGTCGGCGAGGAGCGCCTCGGGCTGCGGATGGACGACGCCCTGGCCGCGCTCGCGCGCACCGCCTCCCCCCTCATACAGGGTGCGGCCCTGGCCGCCCGGGTCCTGCTCGACCTGGACGGTCCGGACACCCTTGGAGCCCGGGCCGCCGGATGGGTCGGCGCCGCCACCGGCCCGGACGGCCGCCATCGCCTGAGCCGCCTGCTGACCGGCGTGCTCACGGCCACCGGACCGCTGCTCCAGTCGGCGCCGGCGGCGCTCGACCCGCTCATGGACCGTGTCGACGGCCTCACCGACAAGGAGTTCCTCGACCGGCTGCCGGCGCTGCGCGGGGGGTTCGACACCCTCACCCCCGCCGGCCGTACCCGGCTGCTGGGGGCCGTGTCCGAGCGGCTCGGGGACAGGCTCGACCTGGCGCTGAGCGCTCCGCCCGCGCTGCTCGCGCTCTGGAGCGCCGCCGACTCCGCCGGGCTGGCCGCACTGCGGGCGCTCCGGCTCCCCGTCCCCGCCCTGGCCGGCACGTCATCCGACGCGCCGCGACCACCTGCGCCGCGACCACCTGCGCCGGACCGCCGGACCGCACGGGACGGCGGGCAGACGCGGGACCCGCAGCCGGCGCGGCCGGAGGCCGACGCGGTGACGGACGACGATCCCGCCCCGCGCAGGCTCCCGCCGGCCGACCGGTGGCGGCTGCTGCTCGGCCGGGAGTCCGAGCGGCTCCCGGCCGGTGCCCGCCCCTACGCACGCGCGCTGGACGAGCTGTACGGAGCGGGCCGGGGCGAGGGCGCGGACGACTTCGGGCGCGGCCCCGGGGGAGGGGGCGACTCCGGCGGCCGGGGAGAATCCTTCCCCACCGCCCGAGAGTGGGCGCGGGAGCTGGAGGCCCTCTTCGGGACCGAGGTGCGCGAGGAGGTGCTGGCCCGGGCCGCCGACGCCGGACGGACCGACGTGCTCGCCGAACTCGACCCGGCCGCGGTACGGCCCTCGGTCGAGCTGCTGACCTCCGTGCTGTCGCTGGCGGGAGGCCTGCCCGAGCAGCAGCTCGCCAAGCTCCGGCCGCTGGTCCGCCGCCTGGTCGCCGAACTCACCAGAGAACTCGCCACCCGGCTGCGGCCCGCCCTGAGCGGGCTGGCGACGCCGCGCCCGACCCGCCGTCCAGGCGGCCGGCTCGACCTGCCGCGCACGCTGCGGGCCAACCTGCCGTACACGCGCCGCATGGACGACGGCCGGCTCGTGGTCGTCCCGGAGCGGCCGGTGTTCAGCACCCGGGCCCGCCGGGAGGCCGACTGGCGGCTGATCCTGGTGGTCGACGTGTCCGGCTCGATGGAGGCGTCGGTGATCTGGTCCGCGCTGACCGCCGCGGTCCTGGCGGGTGTGCCGACGCTCTCCACCCATTTCCTGTCGTTCTCCACGGAGGTGATCGACCTGACGGACCGGGTCGCCGACCCGCTCTCCCTGCTGCTCGAAGTACGGGTCGGCGGTGGAACGCACATCGCCGCGGGGCTCGCCCACGCCCGCTCGCTGGTCACCGTACCGAGCCGCACGCTTGTCGTGGTCGTCAGCGACTTCGAGGAGGGCTACCCGATCGGAGGTCTGCTCGGCGAGGTCCGCTCCCTGGCCGGTTCCGGCGTTCATCTGCTGGGCTGTGCCGCGTTGGACGACAGCGGCGTCCCCCGCTACTCGGTCCCCGTCGCCCGGCAGCTCGTCGCGGCCGGCATGCCCGTCGCAGCCCTCAGCCCGCTCGCCCTCGCCCGATGGGTGGGCGACCGCCTCCGCGGAGAACCCCGGTGA
- a CDS encoding cytochrome P450 gives MSVHDGGDTLVRRAAAIPFHRVLRRLARGPLKALAEIGGEARGEVVRLGLGPFRPYLVTHPDHVQQVMRGGWSEFAREGMFWRPLRRVLGTTVIGEGPAWESSRKILQPLFTARYVASLAEGLAGAVTESVDELDEVARSGRPIDAAEEMAAIVNRAVVRALFGDKISRADGELLAPALDAAATSMGLRLLMPSIPYSVRVPGDRAVTAATAVVDGVVYPLISKARAGHDEGPDIVSALCRARAADQDGDRRIRDDLVGIYVGATETTATALTWLWPVLKDHPEVYARLVDEIDRVVGPGPVRPSHVPELRYTKSVLQELLRLYPVAWLWSRTAVGPAELGGVRIEAGAQLLISPYATHRLDEFWDRPADFDPERFAPGAATRRHRYAYFPFGGGPHQCLGRHLFYLEAPLIIAAVLRRFRPVVRGAGPFTPFPAVTLRPRQKVELDLLPRTPRARDPLI, from the coding sequence ATGTCCGTCCATGACGGTGGTGACACGCTGGTCCGGCGGGCCGCGGCCATCCCTTTCCACCGGGTGCTGCGGAGGCTTGCGAGGGGTCCGTTGAAGGCGCTCGCCGAGATCGGCGGGGAGGCGCGGGGCGAGGTGGTCCGCCTCGGTCTCGGACCGTTCCGGCCTTACCTGGTGACCCACCCCGACCACGTGCAGCAGGTCATGCGCGGCGGCTGGTCCGAATTCGCGCGGGAGGGGATGTTCTGGCGCCCGCTCCGGCGCGTTCTCGGCACCACCGTCATCGGAGAGGGGCCGGCGTGGGAGTCCAGCCGGAAGATCCTTCAGCCCTTGTTCACCGCACGGTATGTGGCGTCGCTGGCGGAGGGCCTGGCGGGTGCCGTCACGGAGTCCGTGGACGAGCTTGACGAGGTGGCCCGGTCCGGGCGCCCGATCGACGCCGCCGAGGAGATGGCCGCCATCGTGAACAGGGCCGTCGTCCGCGCTCTGTTCGGGGACAAGATCTCCCGCGCGGACGGTGAGCTGCTGGCGCCGGCGCTCGACGCGGCCGCCACTTCGATGGGGCTGCGACTGCTCATGCCGTCCATCCCGTATTCGGTGAGGGTGCCGGGAGATCGGGCGGTGACGGCGGCCACCGCGGTGGTGGACGGAGTCGTGTACCCGCTGATCTCCAAGGCGCGGGCCGGGCACGACGAGGGGCCGGACATCGTCTCCGCCCTGTGCCGGGCCCGCGCCGCTGACCAGGACGGGGACCGGCGCATACGGGACGACCTCGTCGGGATCTACGTGGGGGCCACCGAGACCACGGCGACGGCCCTCACCTGGCTCTGGCCGGTGCTGAAGGACCACCCCGAGGTGTACGCCCGGCTCGTCGACGAGATCGACCGCGTCGTCGGCCCCGGCCCGGTCCGCCCGTCACATGTTCCGGAACTCCGCTACACGAAGAGCGTCCTGCAGGAGCTGCTCCGCCTGTATCCGGTGGCCTGGCTCTGGTCGCGGACGGCCGTCGGACCCGCCGAGCTCGGCGGAGTGCGGATCGAAGCCGGCGCGCAACTGCTGATCAGCCCCTACGCCACTCACCGGCTGGACGAGTTCTGGGACCGGCCGGCCGACTTCGACCCGGAACGCTTCGCGCCCGGCGCCGCCACGCGCCGTCACCGCTACGCCTACTTCCCGTTCGGCGGCGGCCCGCACCAGTGTCTCGGCCGGCACCTGTTCTACCTGGAAGCTCCCTTGATCATCGCCGCCGTCCTGCGCCGCTTCCGACCGGTGGTGCGCGGCGCCGGGCCCTTCACCCCTTTTCCCGCCGTGACGTTGCGCCCCAGGCAGAAGGTGGAGCTGGACCTCCTCCCACGCACGCCGCGGGCTCGGGACCCGCTGATCTGA
- a CDS encoding SWIM zinc finger family protein: MVAAAVESLTSRLRKKLDAAIEQYAATPAVADGTDIRIGCGEDAVVTLSPGASGAIVDDGQARCSCLLAPRCLHRAAVLSACPVADADAAADADAGVAAAPDTAAGTDTAAGAGAAADVVPGPLGDRGSGAGNPVARADPSPAGTGSGAVAGPTAAQVAAASGLWAAAAAVLSAGVPAAGAVPQAELLRAAHTARLAGLPRAEAAALRAVRDLRAARGRHDGHRLADLVSALRDLLLTAGRLAAADPDPVLIGDVRRSYQPGGSLRVHGVFREPVISGTGYGGVVTHLVTEDGRWFSVADVKPGGPARARGAATAPVAIGPATLNHAQLARAGLLIAGATVSADGRLGAGGGVRATPITGMSWTAGPLAAMFARPLAAAVGARLSASAWSESEMEERVREPVGCDLVIVGAAGDHVLARELLPAGVPPEGPEPEADGPARQPPTTVRSDGPLIRLVAAGSHPSLAHVANLRQLASRPGMLVRVVARLDPDRAATLRPLAVGPVPGAEATLRLPAEWQGHADLGYDRLQGAHLPPPDVCPPWQADSEAAADPVADAPLWRVRRLVELAVAGGRRAVAESARGDSRDQGVPLRRAGFAAAAELAAALTAEADRRGRDVFGRLTDSGPDGYAWAWLATAIHLAAAEQALVEASWQAAEA; this comes from the coding sequence GTGGTCGCCGCGGCCGTCGAGAGCCTCACCTCCAGGCTCCGCAAGAAGCTTGACGCGGCGATCGAGCAGTATGCCGCCACGCCCGCCGTCGCCGACGGCACGGACATCCGGATCGGCTGCGGCGAGGACGCGGTGGTCACCCTCTCGCCAGGGGCGTCGGGCGCGATCGTCGACGACGGCCAGGCACGGTGCAGCTGCCTCCTGGCACCACGGTGCCTGCACCGCGCGGCCGTGCTCAGCGCCTGCCCGGTGGCCGACGCCGACGCGGCTGCGGACGCGGACGCAGGCGTGGCCGCGGCCCCGGACACAGCCGCCGGCACAGACACAGCCGCCGGCGCCGGCGCAGCCGCGGACGTGGTGCCCGGGCCGCTCGGCGACCGCGGCTCCGGGGCGGGGAACCCCGTCGCGCGTGCCGATCCGTCACCCGCCGGGACCGGGAGCGGCGCGGTCGCGGGGCCCACCGCCGCGCAGGTCGCCGCCGCCTCGGGTCTGTGGGCCGCCGCTGCCGCCGTGCTGTCGGCCGGGGTGCCCGCGGCGGGCGCGGTACCCCAGGCGGAACTGCTCAGGGCCGCTCATACCGCGCGCCTGGCCGGGCTGCCCAGGGCCGAGGCCGCCGCCCTGCGCGCCGTCCGCGACCTGCGGGCGGCGCGTGGCCGCCACGACGGCCACCGCCTGGCGGACCTGGTGTCCGCACTCCGCGACCTCCTGCTCACCGCGGGCCGGTTGGCCGCGGCCGACCCCGACCCGGTGCTGATCGGCGACGTCCGCCGGAGCTACCAGCCGGGCGGGAGCCTGCGCGTCCACGGCGTCTTCCGGGAGCCGGTGATCAGCGGAACCGGCTACGGCGGTGTGGTCACCCACCTCGTCACGGAGGACGGCCGCTGGTTCTCGGTGGCCGACGTCAAGCCGGGCGGGCCGGCCCGTGCCCGTGGCGCCGCCACCGCGCCCGTCGCCATCGGCCCGGCCACGCTGAACCACGCGCAGCTGGCGCGGGCGGGCCTGCTGATCGCCGGGGCGACGGTCTCGGCGGACGGCCGTCTCGGGGCGGGTGGCGGCGTGCGCGCCACCCCGATCACCGGCATGTCGTGGACAGCGGGACCGCTGGCCGCCATGTTCGCCCGGCCGCTGGCCGCGGCGGTCGGCGCGCGGCTCTCCGCGAGCGCCTGGAGCGAGTCGGAGATGGAGGAGAGGGTCCGAGAACCGGTCGGGTGCGATCTGGTGATCGTCGGCGCCGCGGGCGATCACGTGCTCGCCCGCGAGCTGCTGCCCGCCGGCGTGCCGCCGGAGGGACCCGAGCCGGAGGCCGACGGTCCGGCGCGGCAGCCGCCGACGACCGTACGGTCCGACGGCCCGCTGATCCGGCTCGTCGCGGCCGGTTCCCATCCGTCCCTGGCCCACGTCGCCAACCTGCGGCAGCTCGCCTCCCGACCCGGCATGCTCGTACGGGTGGTCGCCAGGCTGGACCCCGACCGGGCGGCCACCCTGCGCCCGCTCGCGGTCGGACCGGTGCCGGGGGCCGAGGCGACACTGCGGCTCCCCGCCGAATGGCAGGGCCACGCTGACCTCGGGTACGACCGCCTGCAGGGCGCTCATCTCCCGCCGCCTGACGTCTGCCCGCCGTGGCAGGCGGACTCCGAGGCGGCGGCGGACCCGGTGGCCGACGCCCCACTGTGGCGGGTCCGGCGGCTGGTCGAGCTCGCCGTCGCCGGGGGCCGGCGGGCGGTCGCCGAGAGCGCGCGCGGCGACTCCCGCGACCAGGGGGTTCCGCTGCGCCGGGCGGGGTTCGCCGCCGCCGCCGAGCTGGCCGCCGCGCTCACCGCCGAGGCCGACCGCCGAGGCCGCGACGTGTTCGGGCGGTTGACGGACTCCGGCCCCGACGGGTACGCGTGGGCATGGCTGGCGACCGCGATCCACCTCGCGGCCGCGGAGCAGGCCCTGGTCGAGGCGTCCTGGCAGGCCGCCGAGGCTTGA